Within Haematobia irritans isolate KBUSLIRL chromosome 2, ASM5000362v1, whole genome shotgun sequence, the genomic segment ATTGTAATTATAGttggttttttctttcattggttcattcaaattttaatgaaccaatgaatagtatttatttccaaacaaaactttaaattatatttttgattggaaatattttttatttaataaaaattttatttgggataattaatattttaattaaaaatttcaaaatttcatattactTTCTTAATttactatatttttaatttgattaaagagttaattatattataattacatttattgattacgttttcaacttcaatcaactttttccgaaaatattttgatatggtGATATTTTTCTCTGTGCATCAATAAATGATGCATGTATAATCACTAATCTATTGAAGTCCGTTCGTATTTATTTGGCTATAccaaacaccttttcaaagcggAGGGAGTTTTCAATGAACTCGCTTCTAGATATTGGTTTAAATTGGACCTTAATTCTAAAGCCTGTGGCCAATAAGAAGTTTTTTGACCCAAATTTAAGACATTAGcagaataataataaattgtattcttaacctaatattaatttctacgtgaatagctttgctAATGTATACAATAATAAAGAGGGaaaattgggtaattttttttaaaaatattgatttttaaaaatatttaattaaaagtttaattgattcaacaagttttttaattgaaacaataatcaatcacataaattaatagtataaattatttttttaattggaacaattaattttataattgactttaaattaatttttttattgatcatTTCTGTGAATGAAGgcattacaattaaaaattaattggatcaattaatatcgatattgaagacaaaaaaatattttttgtgtgtagatttaAGGCTGAATTCctttttataaaatgtatttatttcaaagaagccgCTCGGAACCAATAGAAAACatctacaattaaaatttatttcaattaaaaattaattggatcaattaatttcgatattgaagacaaaaaaaatatgttttgtatgTAGTTTTAAGGCTGAATTCCTTTCTATAAAATGtgtttatttcaaagaagcTGGTCGGAACCAATAGAAAATATCTTCAGTAAGGTCCAAAtagtttttttgataaaaaaatctccaaaaattaaatctgATAAATTTTACACCAATTTAGAGAAGATTATTCATAATTGTAGCCAATATTGTATATTAGACTCAACTACGTAAATActtagatacaatttttttttatgttatatacaTATGAAACCGTATATTGCTCTTTAATCGTACAATATTTACATGTACAGTATAAAAattcatacatttaaataaaaatcaaattgaattaattaattgcAGCTATTTCTACATATATATATTCCTCTGCGCTAGTTAATATCTTACGCATATACACTTTCACCTACAAGTGTACATACAGATACACAAGTATGTGATGTAtatgattttaataaaaaaaaatccaaataggTTTGTTTCCGCCGCCCTAATGCTTTGATAATCTCGAATTGCTATATAATTGAACATTACTATAGACTATTCTTAAATGCAcacatatacacatacatacacacaccttccaggatttataaataaattagaaGAAGAAAATTCAAACATTAACTATTTACAATAAttactaatttttgtttttttttttttggaatattcccTCGATATTCAATTTCAAAACGTAAATATCACCAACACCACCACAGAGGGTTCAAAACAACTTGACGAATGGGAGCTGAACAAATTGGGATCCATTATGCGAAGTGCCCTACACATAGTTGCTGCCCAATATCGGGTCTTTAGTCTGGAATATGTTCAACACATGTCATATTTCTGGGATGTCATGGCTCTAAGCAATTACAAGTGTGGCGATAAAGAGCTAATGCAAATGCTACATGCTCTCGAGTTCATACCCGATGAATTCAAGGAGATTTTCATCAACTACTATGAAGACTTTATTGCGCCGAAATTCTTAGAGGAAAGCTATACAAATATTCTGGATACGGAAGTGTAAGACCCAAATACTATTCACCACACCACTCATCTACACATCACAGGCGAATCTCTAGAAACTACATATAAAGCTATActcaaaagaaaactaaaaacaCCATTAAAAATAAACGAACAATTCTACTGTATTAATGGAAAtaagtgaaaaacaaaaactatgaaaatttattctcacacacacaaacacatatatatggaaagGGTTAtgatccttaaaaaaaaaacaatacgccATTCGcaaagacaaataaaaaaaattaaagcaaatttaaaattatggaaaaatatgtaaaatatacGGAAAattatgaagaagaaaagttCAAATTTATTAGAGCTGAGCAACAAAATAAAGGCGCGTGTTTATAttcaactaaaattaaatttaactgcTGGCAAATAGtgaaaattaataacaataaaagCAATTAGTTTATGGTGAAGATATAAGAgatgaaaaataaattcaatcacAAACTGCTCACTCTTATGCTTTGATCAGGAAATAACCTGCTTTTGCAAGTTCTAAATTCAAAGAAGAAAAGCACACAGGGTAATGACGAATAAAAATCtacacattttataaaattggcATATGGCCTAACCCAAAGCAATCatataatataatttcattaaaaatatttttcccctGAAACCAAACTTGTCTTGGGTTTGGTATGGAGGATATtttaaatatagattttttctttgaggtgggtattaagttcgagtttagccgctaaaatcgtaattttttcacgattacttttctttaataatccgttttaaggaataaaaatggagcaaccgtggtgcaatggttagcatgcccgccttgcatacacaaggtcgtgggttcgattcctgcttcgaccgaacaccaaaaagtttttcagcggtggattatcccacctcagtaatgctggtgacatttctgagggtttcaaagcttctctaagtggtttcactgcaatgtggaacgccgttcggactcggctataaaaaggaggtcccttgtcattgagcttaacatggaatcgggcagcactcagtgataaaagagaagttcaccaatgtggtatcacaatggactgaatagtctaagtgagcctgatacatcgggctgccacctaacctaaacctaaacctaaatctaaggaataaaaactttgtgaaaatttgctttgggctattccccatcaagttataatgaaatctgcaacaaatatgtataattgtatgcttttttatgatttaattttcactctagtgaaaaaatgacaattttagcggcaaaactcgaacttaatacccacctttaatcaggatgaaattcaatttatcgaaattttaattttcttgccgaaataaattatataatctTCTTCTAACTTTATTATAACAGCAAACGCCAACTGCTGTTGATGCAAACTATTTTGTATCAGTGCAACAGGCACACAATCATCACCACATATACTTCAACAGACACATAATCATAgatctttttatttaattttgtggtAGAGAGAcgaattttttgtagatttcaCCCCCAAATTGTAATGGACAGGGTAGTCAATCGATTATTTCATAGATTACACAGTGGTCCTGAATTGGAtacaactgaaaaaaaaaactgtctcatgtgaaaattattttccttGTAAGTAAGCTACGGGAAATAGATTAACCCCATGACTGGTATAAGACTCGACCATGActcggtgtgtatggaccagtgctAGTTCCGGTCAAAACCTAAAGGagcgaccggtcactttaacatgttcGACAACGATTAAATTTCTACTTCAGGATATGAATTGGACTTATTGCAAAGGACACTTCCAAGGGCTGTTTGGTAGGGCCACCCCATAGACAAGCCCTCATAAACATAGTCTGGGATAAATAAGTCGTAACCGAAAGGAAAAAAACAATAGATTATTCTAATTGCGTTGTAGTATTACTATATTAATCATATATGGCCCTACTGGGctcgattaaataaataaaacaaatgaaatgaaatgaaattattgtATTGCAGtgaatgtgtagatccaataagattttaatatcaagagagAATAGaaatcatgaaaatttttaaaactacgacaaactggagcaccgtaaccagtcctgtgataggtccgtcaatgGCAATTTACACCAATTTACCGTAGGATAGCATTTATGAAACTGCTCTTTCTCACAAAAGAAACCatgaactaaaactaaaaaagaaataattgacTACTAATGGTAGTCATAGAACCAATGTCATAGTTCATTCTTGCTGTTTTTGGAAATTGTACGAAGGGTTTCTTCTGCCACCAAATTCGATAAGCAAACATTTTGATTGCTAATATATCTTAATTTCGGAAAAGCCAGGTGTTTAAAAAACGAACAAGACTATTTATTAACATTATTAGTCCctacattttctattttgagaCACTTTTGTATAAAAGATTTCTCTTTAAGTAAACAGTGCTAGCTATATTTTCTAACAGACATCTTGCTGTTTTAACagacattttcgaaaaaaaagaaaaagaaatgtaGTCCAAATTGTACAGTAGACTATACagctttaaattttcatatactcATCAATTCAGTTTAATGAAGAAACTGCTGTTTCTTCTAATTAGACATATTGGCAAAGTCAATCTCCAGAATATACTTCTCTTCTGTTAGGAGAATGGGAAAATATCAAAACTACAAaactattcgttttgttttattgaaTCTCTTTATGATTGCTTTCGATATTGGTcaccattaaaattaaaaataaacataaatagaaataaatatttctaaaatttaatgaaaaaaaaacaaagccaaGCAGCCAGCCAGCTTTTCAATAACACCcactattaaaaacaaattaaaatttgctttcttttTCGAGAAGATAATAACAAAAATCACACATGTCATTGAAACTTAGAGAACAAAAACCTATAACAATTTTGAGCTGCgtatatatttcattttattttattaaacctTAACGATTACTTTCGCTTAAAATCTCTAACTCGATACGATGAAAACAGAAACCCTAAAACAAGAAAATACgtataaaaaacattaaataataaaacaaaaatttcagctAGCATTTTGACTGAGTGctaatatttattcaaattaactaAACCTAAGCCTAGTTTTacaaaagaaaaccaaaaaacaaaagacaTACAAAATTGATATATGATACAAAAAagagggaaatggtaaatttatggTTATTTTTGTTACATGCAATAGAAAAAAAGGCgtgaataatttaaaaaaaatcacatgcaaataaaacaaaccTCAAAAAATGCAGTAAAATTAGGTAAattgttaataaattaaataaatttattaagcccaaattatagaaaaaataaactcaagaataatatatatatataataaaataaataaaccatttgaaataaatttcagacacaataaacttttttgaggcaatttatgtaaatatgtttgcattaaaacaaaaaccaaaatcaataaaaattactcGCATAAGTTTAAAACAGAACACAGAACAAGTAActgaaattgaaacaaaatctcCCTGCATTCTATTCCCTCcccctgtttttttttaatatgcatCTCCTTCCTTTTTGTCAACAATGAATGGAaagcaatcaattttttttattacaaaaaatctcatttatcTCAAACTCTTTATCTCCATCCTTGAGACAGCTTAAATCTTAAGTTATGTAAAAACAGATATTTTTCTAATACTTAACTCGTTATCACTGCATAGTAACCAATGACAAGAACCATAAACAACCAACAACCAATCATGCCATGAATTATAAAATGGATGAATAAAGGCTTTTTATTAAGTTCAGCTTCTAAGAAGCTTTAGTTTTTAggctttttttaattgtattgtagCATATCAGCATAAGTAACGATTACTTTGTTATattaatgaataaattaattagAGAAACaagcaaaaattaaataaattaaacaacagcaaacaaacaaatccaaagaaacaaaaagagtactaacgaaatgtatgcatatatataaaaagaaaagagAATACATCAAAGTAAGCAGAAGGCTCAGCCTTCAAATGCCATGGACATTAGACGACGATAGAAAAGCGAAGGTTTAGCAAATTAACAAAttctagtaaaaaaaataaaaaaaacctatCATACACTCTCACCCAGTGATGGTGTTGATGACGATGAGACGATAGTAATGTTGTAAACTAAATTTACactaattttgattaattttaaatttatgatcTCATATGATTTGTATTatgaaaaataaacattaaacaaataagaacaattttAATTAGCTATAGCctttattagaaaatatttgttttttattttaatttcaaattatttgaataagtttattttgtgCTGTGTATAAATCGACGactaaatttaaccaaaaatactcattttgacaaataaaccaacaaaatatttaagcctattatttgttagaaataaaatgttaataagcaGAAATTATCCTCAAGGTGTAGGCAAAATGACAATGATTCCCCCCAATAACGAGACTTGTTGAAGATAATTAtccaaaattaattattaaaagcaAACTGTATTACTATTCATTAAACAATTATATTTGTCCTGAACCTATCAAATACATCAGTCCTTCGGTTTCGACGAGGTATAACCAGTACTTGGAATGGTGACACTTAGGAATTAACATTGCATCAGTATAATCTTTCATACTAAACCGTTGAGGATGTCAGTCTGTATGAGCGCAAAGAATGCCGAGATAAATATATAGAACGGTTGGAAGACCACACCAAAGGATTGTAATTCGGACAAAACAAATTAATGACTCCACTTTTTGCCATGCCGGAATCATTGCTGGTTGCCAGATATTTCGTTAGCATGCATGGGCGGTTAAGTATGACAATTCGTAATTTCTTTAGACTTTCTACCCCTTATTCTTACACTCTGAGAATAATGTCTACTAAAAGAGTAGTTGGTTTCTTCTGTTATATTTTTTCCTTCACTTCATGGTCTAGCAAACAATTATTCGTataatttttaggttttaaaatgttacccaaaatattttcaaaaaaataatagttttttGTCTACTGCAGCCCTAGAATATTATCCTAAATACGaccagcaaaaattttgtatgctgTTATGATTTAGTTAGAAATCATAGTTTAAAGTGAGAAAAATTCTGGGCAAGATATATTAGAAATTACTTTAACATATTGGCTCTCTCATTTTTAGCATAGTTCTATCGAACTTTTCTGCTGCGTCTACAAACAAATTACTTTGGGTGTACAATGTTGACAGTTTTAACGTTGATGTTGAAACGGCTGGATATTCccatttttgtaaactttatAATATGAATCtctctaaataaaaattttggataagATTTTCAATGAGTTATTTTATTGAGGGAGGAAACACACATACATCACTAGCAAATTTTCAACTCTTTATGCAGttcttattttttacaaaatcccaATACTCCATTAATTCTCTAAATTCCATTTGAAAGCaatacattttcattaattagCCAAATTCCACCACCTTATTCCAAACTCCACCtcttagaaaataataaaaaaaatcttattaaaaaCAAGGCTTCAACTAAacgaattttgaatattttaacaaatcggTAATCCCCTTTTTAACTAAGACCGGTTGAACGCaaatatttgcttaaattttaactttttggccAAACCTTTAAAATAACACAAACTCCATCCCccaaataataaatttgaaataaaatgcttTTTACCGAAtttcacaaaaagaaaataccaAACAGTTTATATCTGCGTATTGTTAAAatcaaaactataaaaaaaaaaacaaaaatattattcttattTAACTTTACAAACATACctatctatatatatctttATATACAATGATGACCTCGCCTCTTCGTTTTTCTAAAGTGCATAACGATGATATACATGAAAATATTCAATGCTCTTATGATTATGATTCTTTTATGTAAGgatttactttactttattgtatttttttagtttagtgGATAACGTTTATATGCTAGTACTAATGACAATCTCTGTCAGAGATGTCATTGATAATGACGATTATGATGACCAACCAACCAAACTAAACCACTAAGATCAGACAGAAGCATTATTTATGAATCATTTTGAAGAaccaatttccaatttcattaaatctatTTTAGCAAAACGAAAGaagcaaaaaccaacaatattcaattaaatttttatttaatacctTAAAGAAGACAAACAAAACACAAAGGAACTAAATAATATATAcatgcatatatatataaagtgcTGATTACCAGATTCAAGCAagataaaacgaaaaaaatgttgatataacaaaaaaagaaagaaaaaacaaatgcaataaagaaaattaaaatttttaacaaatttaaatgcaaaccaatctttgttttttttagacaaaaaaatgaaaatggtaAGGAATCTGTTTACTTCATTCTTTCACACCATCCGCTTGTATACACAAATAGGAAAAGCTTGGAGTTCAATTTATAATACCCTAGTATTAGTTAGTTAGTGGTgttcgatttttattttattttatgttattattatttttttatatttattgtaaaaaaataaccaAGCCTATAGACCAATGGAAAATGGTTTCTTTCTATCTTGATAAAAAACCATTAGTATATGGCTTATACCATGGACTCGCCAGAAGTATCCTATCCGATCTTCATTGGACAGTGATGTTTATGGAAATATGGATGGAACAATCAACTATAGTACAAGTAATACCTAAATAATGTTATGGTTTGCCTTACATATTTaatatatcaaatatttcaGCAGAGTTAGATACACTCATAGaagaaagtctgctaaaaacagcagtcgatgtctgctgttatatttttgtactaatgaacaacaatttataaaatttttaggttatacaattttctccaaagcatatttaagtatgctttgggcaaaagtagtttttggtatatttttgctctGTAATATACTCACAAGCTCCTAaaaacgatcagcaaacattttgtttgctgttatgcctcaattcgataaatattcagatttttggtcaaataatatagatattcataaaatattgtgttaattatgtaaggatagctcctaagttgacatgttttagtgtaatcgagcttaaaaaatagaagGAAATGTttactatttcagcaaacagtgctgtccctttttcagcagactttctgctgttttagcagactttctgctgttttagcagacttttctgctgtccctactaacaaatttctttgggtgtatggaATAGGATAAgcaaatcaactaatttttgaatggttattaaATTTCTCGATAATGATGGCAACATTTGTGACTTGTAATGTTCTGTAAGTCGAAACCAACACCGCGTGGAAaagtcaattcaaaaattagttTTGAAAAGGCAATGGACGGTGATGTCTCCAGATGTCTGGTAAAGCAAGTATACCTGCCACGCTATCaacatatttatttagaaattgggACTACATTATAGGAATCACATAATAGCATTTACCTTATAGACATCCTAAACTATTTCAGCTGGTTTTTTGCATGCTATTCGTTACTAAAAAATTGGAACTTGAGAAGACGAAGCTAACTTCGATTCGATTTCAGTAAAACTGATCTCGTTGATCCAACATCTTCTTGTATGTACTTCTAATTTGTTCACTATTCTCTGTCCTGTTTCGCTTCCAAAGGGTGGAATCTGGGAATGAATTAAATATACCAATATATTTCATAATGTTTGAAACTTCCCCAATAGACCCTAGAATAAGTAAATTTAAACACGTTCTTAGACTATTTTACATTTGTATTAACAGTATAAGCTTCAACATCTTAATAAAGAATAGTAAacaattatcaaaatttcttagaaatttgacCTTCATCAATACCTTCGTCATCCATTCTATGTGGAATTAAACCACAATTTTCTCTCTCTTGAAATATTCCGACCGATTGAGATGTACGAATATAACAGAAGCTGCCAAACGTGCCTGTAGTTCTTGTTGACTTAAGTCATGGGCCCATTCTACACGTCCCCAAAACTTCAATTGATATTCTTCTTCCAGGCGGGACAATGTCACTGCTTTATCAACACTAATTCGTTGATCGATAGCAGCAAAGGCCAAGACAACTGATTTCAAACTGTCAATAGCAAATACAAAACCTAGAAATGTACGAACCTCATATTAAACTCATACAGCTCAACTCAACTATATTTTATCATACCATGTAAAACCTCTTCCGCATGAGATAGTAGGtatttggaaattttcattttgtccTCTGCAGATACATTGGGCGGTGTAATATCCATTGTTTTTGTAAGGTTGGTACCATATCGCTCATTAAACCACTCAATAATGGGATCCCATTCGTTACGTTGCAATTCATGCAAATCCTTTTCATCGTCATACTGGAAGAGTACCGTGTCCGTGGGTATATAATTTAGCATATAGTTTACCATGTCAATTTTCGAATGATTATTCGGATTATCAATGGCTGTAAAGCATAGAGCCGATAAATGCATTTTGGACCGTTCTATGTGTTCCTTTTGACTATCGAATTCAGTGGCCACGGCAATAGCCAAAGGTTCACTTTTAACTGTGAATGGAGCCCCCTTAGGGGTTTTCAACTTTCTTTGATCCAATgtcacttcatatttcccatcatTATAGAGGACTGATGTTTGTTTATAGAATCGTTTAACAGGCTGGGCTTTTTACGGCATCAAGTGCAAAGGGGGGAGAAGATTGTTAGCTGTTAAATAACATATGCAATATCCAAtttcgtttatagaaaaacttaccgtaAAATCTTTTAATAGGTGTTTGTATTGGCTTGACAGCACTAAACACGAACCGGGGTACGATTTTAAAGAAACTGTTCATGGCCATATTTCCTCAGGACACTAATATCTTTGTATTTCTTCAATAAGTCCAACTTTCAGCAGTACATGCTGGTTCTTGTTCCCCTCTAAAACAAGCATCAGTGATGCCAACTATTTCTAGCTGTTTTTAATGTAGAGTTGCTTGTACATTTTGGAAACTACCATTAATTCTAGATATTCTTTGATTTCAGTTCTCCTATCTTTGCTATATTTATGATGGCCATAAAATAACGGTTTTGATTATTACTTTCCGTAAGCTACGATTGCTGATACAAGAACACCTCAGGCGTTATTCCTCCTAGAAGATGTTTATAGCGAAATCTAATAAAAAGCTTTCGATATAAACATCTTTGTGAAAACAATGATAAGAAATGCTATGAaacctaattttattttatctagcTTGACCGCATTATGTATTCAAAGTTATTTCGTGCCTGAAAAATGGTacattgaatccaaaaattaactcagaaagatttaaatttataatcCTTATAGCAACATCGCACATACAGTATGTGACAcaattgtataatattttttttttgaattcacaAGATTTGACAACACTGACTAGGTCAGATGGGTAGACAACTTAGCTGTGTTCATTAAGCACACATGTATTCACTGGTGTTGAAAGGTGTTGTTGTACTTTTTATCATTACCGGCTCTGTTTCCAAAGCAGTTATCTATTGAAACCTTTTATAATTCAAATACACCTATATCAATGCAAATGAAACCGTGTAGACTATGTCAATCATTTTccatattttcgtttttttttaattttttgcaaagttCGTACCTCCCTAGTGAAAACCGAAATTGATGTTTTTCTATGCAAAAACGTAATAAATTGGGGAGAGAAGGTCCAAATCATCAATCCAATGCATTTTCGTCCCTTAAAATACCATAATAAAAAAGTAACAGGGAAAATTTGTGATATGAAAACCACTACGAGACAATCATGATTTAATCGGAGATTGTCTAGTATGAATGTAGTAAAAGCAAGTAAAAGTTAAGGtggttccctgccagcatttcaaagttccatttcaacctcatcgttaccacagactcgtaaatgtcacttcaaccatcatgaaaaggtacatcaaaaagtacatgcaagtaatttgccatccctactgttaaaaaagccatttttttgtgaaacgccaagcgcaaccagcttgttatattttaattaaataaaaacgaaaataaagttctgaaaacatgattatacgcttaaaattgtgaaaggtatattggtgaacaatttttgactttccaaatggaataaagtgatagtttttcaaatatttttccagacacgctgcctccattgggaataaaagcactggctgatagacgctacaacatgtaactcgctacttgtaactcaacatcatcattaatgccaaaaattatgttaaatgtaatgtgatagtggtataaatgttatatttttaagaatttgtaaatgtttaatcaaattaataaatatctaaacaaacgtgttttactcgaccacaatgattcttttacaactatctgaaaaagcactttttctgattgtttggagggtcccttattggcgtcgttctaaattgatctataaaggcacctaataattgcactcatgcgaaacatttttgtagtaacttggcgtggtacaacttctcaatagtgacggcgcttttccgacgagtttttgatgtcgtatatgattgttttcgacgtagtggggattctcaaaagagtcctcaaattcaaaaaatgttggcagggttactatgtttggttttcgagttgaaaatcactttattttcgcgattcatGAAGtaaccaaaattataaatgaaaactaacacattcctgtaaagtcttgccgaaatctaaaggaacaagaaactgcgcatcaattgtgttaaattttataatttaaattggactgttttaataaagtaatcgcgaaaatgtcAATGCGAAAAGCGAAGGTTAACGTTCAATACTATACGAATGaacacaagcattggagaaatgcttatattcaatacgcttCTCTGGGATGCATAAGTTGCGGAAAGTTCTGtagcatcccaataaacacaaacttttgaaaattgctaaatttcaaacatattttcaaaggattagggtaatattcaagttgagaaaatgacattaccctcaacagtaaaattcaacccatcatcaata encodes:
- the l(2)k14505 gene encoding ATP synthase mitochondrial F1 complex assembly factor 2 homolog l(2)k14505, with the protein product MAMNSFFKIVPRFVFSAVKPIQTPIKRFYAQPVKRFYKQTSVLYNDGKYEVTLDQRKLKTPKGAPFTVKSEPLAIAVATEFDSQKEHIERSKMHLSALCFTAIDNPNNHSKIDMVNYMLNYIPTDTVLFQYDDEKDLHELQRNEWDPIIEWFNERYGTNLTKTMDITPPNVSAEDKMKISKYLLSHAEEVLHGFVFAIDSLKSVVLAFAAIDQRISVDKAVTLSRLEEEYQLKFWGRVEWAHDLSQQELQARLAASVIFVHLNRSEYFKREKIVV